The Flavobacterium piscisymbiosum genome includes a region encoding these proteins:
- a CDS encoding SCO family protein yields the protein MKSFLYKYRKFFIVLIVFSAVTISLFYSALKPQKTLPIYNPADVNPELVDSTVQYKSKYHTIADFKFVNQNGDTITQKNYEGKIYVADFFFTTCGSICPKMTTNLEDVQKAILNNPKVMLLSHTVFPEVDSIPVLKEYAIKHHVVDSKWNLVTGDKKEIYTMARKSYLAVKLGRPDQLYDMVHTENFVLVDQKRRVRGFYDGTNKEEIQRLLEDINFLCQE from the coding sequence ATGAAATCGTTTCTTTATAAATACCGCAAATTCTTTATTGTTCTAATTGTATTTTCGGCTGTAACCATATCTTTATTTTATTCGGCTTTAAAGCCACAAAAAACATTGCCAATTTATAATCCTGCCGATGTAAACCCTGAATTGGTTGATAGTACGGTACAATATAAAAGCAAATACCACACGATTGCCGATTTTAAATTTGTAAATCAAAACGGAGATACGATTACGCAAAAGAATTATGAAGGTAAAATTTATGTAGCCGACTTTTTCTTTACGACTTGTGGTTCGATTTGTCCAAAAATGACAACCAATCTTGAAGATGTTCAAAAAGCAATTTTAAACAATCCTAAAGTAATGTTGCTTTCTCATACCGTTTTTCCTGAAGTTGACAGTATTCCGGTTCTTAAAGAATATGCCATAAAACATCATGTTGTAGACAGTAAATGGAACTTGGTTACGGGAGACAAAAAAGAAATCTATACAATGGCCAGAAAATCGTATCTGGCGGTAAAACTAGGTCGCCCTGATCAATTGTATGATATGGTACACACAGAGAATTTTGTTTTGGTAGATCAAAAAAGACGTGTTCGTGGTTTTTATGACGGAACCAATAAAGAGGAAATTCAGCGCCTTTTAGAAGACATCAATTTCCTTTGTCAGGAGTAA
- a CDS encoding FeoB-associated Cys-rich membrane protein yields the protein MVQEIIAFVILFIAVGFLIKKFFWKSKKKKDCGEGNCGCS from the coding sequence ATGGTACAAGAAATTATTGCCTTTGTTATATTATTTATCGCCGTTGGTTTTTTGATCAAAAAGTTCTTTTGGAAATCCAAAAAGAAAAAAGATTGCGGCGAGGGGAATTGTGGGTGTAGTTAG
- a CDS encoding M13 family metallopeptidase, producing the protein MKKQLSRPLFCAFFAAVSFTAVQAQNATQKEPGINVSYMNTKISPSQDFFQYVNGTWLNQTEIPSDRTTWGSFNELIKKTDKDAMSILKEASKNPKYKSNTDQGKAVNLFSTILDTVGRNKAGIAPLQPYFKKIDAIKNVADLQKYLVEVEPEGTAAFFGIYIGADEKNSSKNSVTLGVSQLGLPDKDYYTSEDKDSKEKRAKYELHVAKMLQFIGESPEKAKQSAATILALETELSKPRLDRVESRDSRLQYNPMTIAELQKITPAIKWDAYFTGLGLAKLDTVVVMEPKYMKALQTIFTQNKVAQWKEYLKWDLLNTVATKLSTDIETANFNFYSKTLRGAIKQLPREEKALQVVNTTVGEALGKLYVEKVFPAEAKAKAVDMIHNIILAYQNRINNLTWMSAATKVKAIEKLNKITVKVGYPDKWKDYSALEIKSVAEGGSYFDNARNLNKWNFKKGIEKLNKPVDKTEWGMSPQTVNAYYNPSYNEIVFPAAILQPPFYNYQADEAVNYGGIGAVIGHEISHGFDDAGARYNAEGNLVDWWTPEDLTQFTALGKALADQYSALEPLPGIHVDGNFTLGENIGDLGGINAAYDGLQLYLKSHPNTGLIDGFTPQQRFFISWATVWRTKTRDEAIKNQVKTDPHSPGMYRGYVPLQNVDAFYDAFGIKKGDKMYVDPDKRVKIW; encoded by the coding sequence ATGAAAAAACAACTTAGCAGACCTTTGTTCTGCGCCTTTTTTGCGGCAGTTTCATTTACAGCTGTTCAAGCTCAAAATGCAACTCAAAAGGAACCGGGTATTAATGTTTCGTACATGAATACCAAAATTAGTCCAAGTCAGGACTTTTTTCAATATGTAAACGGTACCTGGCTTAATCAAACTGAAATCCCCAGCGATCGTACCACATGGGGAAGTTTTAATGAATTGATTAAGAAAACAGACAAAGATGCAATGTCGATCCTGAAAGAAGCATCAAAAAATCCAAAATATAAATCAAATACTGATCAGGGAAAAGCGGTTAATTTATTTTCAACGATTTTAGATACAGTTGGAAGAAACAAAGCCGGAATTGCTCCTTTGCAACCTTACTTTAAAAAGATTGATGCCATTAAAAACGTAGCAGATCTTCAAAAGTATTTGGTTGAGGTTGAACCGGAAGGTACAGCTGCTTTTTTCGGAATCTATATTGGTGCCGATGAAAAAAACAGTTCTAAAAACTCCGTAACTCTGGGTGTAAGTCAATTAGGTTTACCGGATAAAGATTACTACACTTCTGAAGATAAGGATTCGAAAGAAAAAAGAGCAAAATACGAGCTTCATGTAGCGAAAATGCTGCAGTTTATTGGCGAGTCTCCTGAAAAAGCAAAACAAAGTGCAGCCACAATTTTAGCTTTGGAAACAGAATTATCTAAGCCAAGATTAGATCGCGTAGAAAGCAGAGACAGCCGTTTGCAATACAACCCAATGACAATTGCTGAACTTCAAAAAATTACACCGGCTATCAAGTGGGATGCTTATTTTACAGGCTTGGGACTGGCAAAATTAGATACTGTAGTGGTAATGGAGCCAAAGTATATGAAAGCTTTGCAAACTATTTTTACCCAAAATAAAGTAGCGCAGTGGAAAGAATACTTAAAATGGGATTTATTAAATACCGTTGCTACAAAATTATCTACAGATATCGAAACGGCTAATTTTAATTTTTACAGTAAAACTTTAAGAGGAGCTATAAAACAATTACCAAGAGAAGAAAAAGCATTACAGGTAGTAAACACGACTGTTGGTGAAGCACTTGGTAAATTATATGTAGAAAAAGTATTTCCTGCAGAAGCAAAAGCGAAAGCAGTAGATATGATTCATAACATTATTTTGGCGTACCAAAATCGTATCAACAATTTAACATGGATGTCTGCGGCAACTAAAGTAAAAGCGATTGAAAAGTTAAATAAGATTACTGTAAAAGTGGGTTATCCTGATAAATGGAAAGATTATTCAGCACTTGAAATTAAAAGTGTAGCCGAAGGCGGAAGTTATTTCGATAATGCCCGTAACCTAAACAAATGGAATTTCAAAAAAGGAATTGAAAAACTAAACAAACCAGTTGATAAAACAGAGTGGGGTATGTCACCGCAAACTGTAAATGCGTATTACAATCCATCTTATAACGAGATTGTTTTCCCTGCTGCAATTTTACAACCGCCATTCTACAATTACCAGGCTGATGAAGCGGTTAATTATGGCGGAATTGGAGCTGTTATTGGTCACGAAATTTCTCATGGTTTTGATGATGCAGGAGCACGTTATAATGCTGAAGGTAATTTGGTAGACTGGTGGACTCCAGAAGATTTAACACAATTTACAGCACTTGGTAAAGCTTTGGCAGATCAATACAGTGCTTTAGAGCCATTGCCTGGAATTCACGTAGACGGTAATTTTACTTTAGGTGAAAACATTGGAGATTTAGGTGGTATCAATGCCGCTTATGATGGTTTGCAATTGTATTTGAAATCTCATCCAAATACTGGATTAATTGACGGATTTACTCCGCAACAACGTTTCTTTATTTCATGGGCAACCGTGTGGAGAACCAAAACGAGAGATGAAGCAATTAAAAATCAGGTAAAAACAGATCCGCATTCACCTGGAATGTACAGAGGATATGTTCCGCTTCAAAATGTTGATGCATTTTACGATGCTTTCGGTATTAAAAAAGGAGACAAAATGTATGTTGATCCAGATAAACGAGTTAAAATCTGGTAA
- a CDS encoding c-type cytochrome, with amino-acid sequence MKKVLFLSALLAFTSCKKEATEESVQDPTENYSEGHSAEAKTPEALGKQIFEGRGNCISCHQVDQKVIGPSIQEIAKIYKDKKGDMVTFLKGNAEPIVDPSQFAVMKTNLPITQAMSDEELKAIESYIYSNLK; translated from the coding sequence ATGAAAAAAGTATTATTCTTATCCGCACTTTTAGCTTTTACATCTTGTAAAAAAGAAGCAACTGAAGAATCTGTTCAGGATCCTACAGAAAATTATTCAGAAGGACATTCGGCGGAAGCCAAAACTCCGGAAGCTTTAGGAAAACAAATTTTTGAAGGACGAGGAAATTGTATTTCTTGTCATCAGGTTGATCAAAAAGTAATTGGACCAAGTATTCAGGAAATTGCCAAAATTTATAAAGACAAAAAAGGCGATATGGTTACTTTCTTAAAAGGAAATGCTGAACCAATCGTAGACCCTAGTCAGTTTGCAGTTATGAAAACGAATTTACCTATTACTCAGGCAATGTCTGACGAGGAGTTGAAAGCGATAGAAAGCTATATTTACAGCAATTTAAAGTAG
- the hemB gene encoding porphobilinogen synthase: MFPLQRNRRLRTNESIRSLVRETSLSPQDFMLPMFVAEGKDVKVAIPSMPGIYRHSLDNTIKEVKEAWDLGIKAVNIYVKVSDNLKDNKGVEAWNKDGLMQQTIRAIKDAVPEMIVMPDVALDPYSIYGHDGIIENGQLVNDATVDALTRMSLSHAEAGADFVAPSDMMDGRVLAIRKALEENGHHNVGIMSYSAKYASAFYGPFRDALDSAPVDSQNIPKDKKTYQMDYANRIEGIREALLDVEEGADIVMVKPGIAYLDIVREVKNAVHVPVAVYQVSGEYAMVKAAAERGWLDHDKIMIEQLYCIKRAGASIISTYFAKEAALLLNK; the protein is encoded by the coding sequence ATGTTCCCATTACAAAGAAACCGCCGTTTAAGAACCAATGAATCTATTCGTTCTTTAGTTCGTGAAACAAGTTTGAGTCCACAGGATTTTATGCTTCCAATGTTTGTTGCCGAAGGAAAAGATGTAAAAGTAGCGATCCCGTCTATGCCCGGAATCTACCGTCATTCGTTAGACAATACGATTAAAGAAGTAAAAGAAGCCTGGGATTTAGGTATCAAAGCGGTGAATATTTATGTAAAAGTTAGCGACAATTTAAAAGATAACAAAGGTGTTGAAGCCTGGAACAAAGATGGTTTGATGCAACAAACGATTCGCGCCATTAAAGATGCTGTTCCGGAAATGATTGTGATGCCGGATGTTGCTTTAGATCCTTATTCTATTTATGGTCATGACGGAATTATCGAAAATGGTCAATTGGTAAACGATGCAACTGTCGATGCTTTAACCCGAATGAGTTTAAGTCATGCCGAAGCCGGAGCCGATTTTGTGGCACCAAGCGACATGATGGACGGAAGAGTTTTAGCAATCAGAAAAGCATTAGAAGAAAACGGACATCACAATGTGGGAATCATGAGTTATAGTGCCAAATATGCTTCGGCATTTTACGGACCTTTTCGTGATGCATTAGATTCTGCTCCGGTAGATTCTCAAAATATTCCTAAAGATAAAAAGACCTATCAAATGGATTATGCGAATAGAATTGAAGGAATTCGTGAAGCATTATTAGATGTTGAAGAAGGTGCAGATATCGTTATGGTAAAACCAGGAATTGCTTATTTAGACATTGTTCGTGAGGTAAAAAATGCCGTTCATGTACCAGTTGCGGTTTACCAGGTATCTGGTGAGTACGCTATGGTAAAGGCCGCAGCAGAAAGAGGATGGTTAGATCATGACAAAATTATGATAGAGCAACTATATTGCATTAAGCGTGCGGGTGCCAGTATCATCTCAACTTATTTTGCAAAAGAAGCAGCTTTACTATTAAATAAATAA
- a CDS encoding GyrI-like domain-containing protein — MIIQKFNVIGISVRTTNENGQSGKDIPALWSQFMTEEIQSKIPNKVAEDLFCIYTDYEKDHTKPYTTILGCKVENLDVVPENMIGKTIESANYEELIAKGNLSEGIVFNKWLEIWNSDLDRSFTTDFEVYGEKTQNPEKAEVAIYIALQ, encoded by the coding sequence ATGATAATTCAAAAATTCAATGTAATTGGTATTTCGGTAAGAACGACAAACGAAAATGGTCAATCAGGAAAAGACATTCCGGCACTTTGGAGCCAATTTATGACTGAAGAAATTCAGAGTAAAATTCCAAATAAAGTTGCGGAGGATCTATTTTGTATTTATACCGATTACGAAAAAGATCATACCAAACCGTACACTACTATTTTAGGCTGTAAAGTTGAAAATTTAGATGTTGTACCTGAAAATATGATTGGTAAAACAATTGAGTCAGCAAATTATGAAGAATTGATTGCCAAAGGAAACTTATCCGAAGGAATTGTTTTTAATAAATGGCTGGAAATCTGGAACTCAGATTTAGATCGAAGTTTTACTACAGATTTTGAAGTTTATGGTGAGAAGACTCAAAACCCGGAAAAAGCAGAAGTTGCTATTTATATCGCGCTTCAATAA
- a CDS encoding DMT family transporter, which yields MRAKIQSAVSGKIDAIGLPILALFWVSFFWGTTWIASKEGVKHMPALQLAMIRQFVGGILYVGYFILKKEPWPKGKQWRTILILAILNFACSNGLSTWGVQYISSGLGAIIGAIFPIWIVVICFFQGERIAKLAITGLLICFGGICIIFMDHLGDFLKPDFQFGIFLSVISTITWAFGILHTKKKAASFNPYFSLGLQMLLSSFLLFGITETFGMNISLTKIPTTSWWAISYLVVIGSILTFVAFIYMLQHLPTEITGIYAYMNPIVAIILGVLLFGEILTPAIAVGVLVTLLGLYLVNKSIRKSRS from the coding sequence GTGAGAGCAAAAATTCAGAGTGCCGTTTCCGGAAAAATAGATGCCATTGGATTACCAATATTGGCATTATTCTGGGTAAGTTTTTTTTGGGGAACAACCTGGATAGCTTCTAAAGAAGGTGTAAAACATATGCCTGCTTTGCAACTGGCAATGATTCGTCAGTTTGTTGGAGGCATTCTGTATGTTGGTTATTTTATTCTAAAAAAAGAACCTTGGCCAAAAGGCAAACAATGGCGTACGATTCTCATTTTAGCCATTTTAAATTTTGCCTGCAGTAATGGTTTAAGTACTTGGGGCGTTCAATATATCAGTAGTGGCTTGGGTGCTATTATTGGTGCTATTTTCCCGATCTGGATTGTTGTTATTTGTTTTTTTCAAGGCGAAAGAATTGCTAAACTTGCGATTACAGGTTTGCTAATTTGCTTTGGCGGGATTTGTATTATTTTCATGGATCATTTAGGCGATTTTTTAAAACCTGATTTTCAATTTGGAATTTTCTTATCTGTTATATCAACTATTACCTGGGCTTTTGGGATTTTACACACCAAGAAAAAAGCAGCAAGTTTTAATCCGTATTTTAGTTTGGGATTGCAAATGTTGCTTTCAAGCTTTTTACTTTTTGGAATTACCGAAACTTTTGGAATGAATATATCATTAACCAAAATTCCGACAACATCCTGGTGGGCCATATCGTATTTGGTCGTAATAGGTTCAATACTAACATTTGTTGCTTTTATCTATATGCTGCAACATCTTCCAACAGAAATCACGGGTATTTATGCTTATATGAATCCTATTGTAGCGATCATTTTAGGAGTTCTTCTTTTTGGGGAAATACTTACTCCGGCCATTGCTGTTGGGGTTTTAGTCACTTTACTTGGACTATATCTGGTAAATAAATCGATTAGAAAGTCTAGGAGTTAA
- the feoB gene encoding ferrous iron transport protein B, with protein sequence MSIQNINVALIGNPNTGKTSVFNQLTGLNQQVGNYPGITVEKKIGFCKLPHNIKANILDLPGTYSLNASSMDESVVIELLLNKNDKLYPDVAVVVTDVENLKRNLLIYTQIKDLEIPTILVINMSDRMESKGITLDIPYLEEKLKTKIALVSSRKGLGIDALKELIVSYKTIPNEPCMNASVIDEEYFQKLQHAFPNQLLYKLWLVITQDVNFLNLDRNEIRSTFTKSHSELKRLQQKETIKRYQFINDVLKEGLKVDASMAKDFRAQLDRVLTHKVWGYVIFLAILFLIFQSIFSWSTIPMDFIDSTFASLSSWVAQELPSGILTDLLSQGIVPGIGGVIIFIPQIAFLFLFISILEESGYMSRVVFLMDKIMRKFGLSGKSVVPLISGTACAIPAIMATRNIENWKERLITILVTPFTTCSARLPVYTIIISLVIPEERLFGFLNVQGLALMLLYLLGFGTAILSAYILNKILKISAKTYFVVEMPSYKLPLFKNVAINVVEKTKAFVVGAGKIILAISVILWFLASYGPGRDFNEAEEIVKERFVNTPLDETAFENEVASQKLENSYIGIMGKAIEPAISPLGYDWKIGIAIISSFAAREVFVGTLATIYSVGSSDNEATIKSKMQEEINPETGKKIFNFASGISLLLFYAFAMQCASTLAITKKETNSWKWPAMQLFLMSGLAYFVALFAYQLLK encoded by the coding sequence ATGAGCATTCAAAATATCAATGTTGCCCTTATCGGGAATCCTAATACAGGTAAAACTTCCGTTTTTAATCAGCTTACAGGACTAAATCAACAAGTAGGGAATTATCCCGGAATTACGGTTGAGAAAAAAATCGGGTTCTGTAAATTACCGCACAACATCAAAGCCAATATTCTGGATTTACCGGGAACTTATAGTCTGAACGCAAGTTCTATGGATGAAAGTGTGGTGATTGAACTTTTATTAAACAAAAACGATAAATTATATCCGGATGTAGCGGTAGTAGTGACAGATGTTGAAAATCTGAAACGAAATTTACTGATTTACACTCAAATAAAAGACCTTGAAATTCCGACAATTTTAGTCATTAATATGTCGGATCGTATGGAAAGTAAAGGAATAACTTTAGACATTCCCTACTTAGAAGAAAAACTAAAAACCAAAATTGCCTTAGTAAGTTCGCGTAAAGGTTTAGGAATTGATGCATTAAAAGAACTCATTGTTTCTTATAAAACCATCCCGAACGAACCTTGTATGAATGCTTCGGTTATTGACGAAGAATATTTTCAAAAATTACAACACGCTTTCCCTAATCAATTATTGTATAAATTATGGTTGGTTATTACGCAAGACGTGAACTTTTTGAATTTAGATCGAAATGAAATCAGAAGTACTTTTACCAAATCGCATTCAGAATTAAAACGCTTACAGCAAAAAGAAACTATAAAAAGATATCAATTCATCAATGATGTTTTGAAAGAAGGTTTAAAAGTGGATGCCTCGATGGCAAAAGACTTTAGAGCTCAACTAGATCGTGTTTTAACACACAAGGTTTGGGGTTATGTTATTTTCTTAGCGATTTTGTTTTTGATTTTCCAATCGATTTTCAGTTGGTCAACAATTCCAATGGATTTCATTGACAGCACTTTTGCTTCTTTAAGCAGCTGGGTGGCTCAGGAATTACCAAGCGGAATTTTAACCGATTTGCTCTCGCAGGGAATTGTACCGGGAATTGGTGGTGTTATTATCTTTATTCCGCAAATTGCTTTTCTATTCTTGTTCATTTCGATTCTGGAAGAAAGCGGTTATATGAGTCGTGTGGTCTTTTTGATGGATAAAATCATGCGCAAGTTTGGTCTCTCCGGAAAAAGTGTCGTGCCTTTGATTTCAGGAACTGCTTGTGCAATTCCGGCAATTATGGCGACCAGAAATATCGAAAACTGGAAAGAACGCCTTATTACAATCTTGGTAACGCCATTTACGACTTGTTCTGCAAGATTACCTGTTTATACGATTATCATTTCATTGGTTATACCTGAAGAACGTTTGTTTGGTTTTCTAAATGTGCAAGGTTTGGCCTTGATGTTGTTGTATTTATTAGGTTTTGGAACAGCAATTTTATCGGCTTATATCTTAAACAAAATATTAAAAATAAGTGCCAAAACGTATTTCGTAGTCGAAATGCCAAGTTATAAATTACCTCTTTTCAAAAACGTTGCAATTAATGTTGTGGAGAAAACAAAAGCTTTCGTTGTTGGAGCAGGTAAAATCATCTTAGCGATATCTGTAATATTATGGTTTTTAGCGTCGTACGGTCCCGGAAGAGATTTTAACGAAGCGGAAGAAATTGTAAAAGAAAGATTTGTTAATACACCTCTTGACGAAACAGCATTTGAAAACGAAGTGGCTTCGCAAAAATTAGAGAACTCGTATATCGGGATTATGGGTAAAGCCATTGAGCCAGCTATTTCTCCGTTAGGTTACGACTGGAAAATAGGAATTGCGATTATCAGTTCGTTTGCTGCGCGTGAAGTTTTCGTAGGAACTCTTGCGACAATTTACAGCGTGGGAAGCAGTGATAACGAAGCTACTATAAAAAGTAAAATGCAGGAAGAGATAAATCCTGAAACGGGTAAGAAGATCTTCAATTTTGCTTCTGGAATTTCATTATTATTATTCTACGCTTTTGCGATGCAATGTGCCAGTACATTGGCCATTACCAAAAAAGAAACGAATTCATGGAAATGGCCTGCCATGCAACTTTTCCTGATGAGCGGTCTTGCTTATTTTGTAGCGCTTTTTGCGTATCAACTTTTAAAATAA
- a CDS encoding M13 family metallopeptidase has protein sequence MIKQLNKSVFCAFSAMLCCVTIEAQNAKPKEPGINLSNMDTKVSPGQDFFRYVNGAWLEKTEIPSDRNSWGSFNELRQKTDNDALAILKEASKDPKYKSNTDQGKAIALFNTIMDTVGRNKNGVKPLQPYLKKIDAIKNVTDLQNFFIEMQPQGGIGFFGVYVGADAKNSNKNSVNLSPGGLGLSDKDYYNADDKDSKEKREKYEVHVARMLQYLGESPAKAKESAKQILALEIELSAPRLDRVERRDRRKQYNPTAVADLKKNTPSIQWDKYFTGIGMAKLDTVNVAQPRYMIALEKTLTEKKVEAWKEYLKWTLLNRTASTLSTDIENANFDFYGKTLTGALKQRPREEVALQVINGATGEALGKLYVEKLFPAEAKDKAKNMIANVMLAYENRINALPWMSAETKTKAIEKLKKLTIKIGYPDKWKDYSKLELKNVNEGGTYFDNSRNISKWAYAENLAKLGKPVDKTEWGMSPQTVNAYFNPSYNEIVFPAAILQPPFYNYQADEAVNYGGIGAVIGHEISHGFDDSGARYNADGNLVDWWTADDLKQFTALGTKLADQYSALEPLPGIHVDGKFTLGENIGDLGGINAAYDGLQLYLKANGNPGLIDGFTPEQRFFISWATVWRTKSRDEAIKSQVKTDPHSPGMYRAVVPIQNVDAFYQAFGIKKGDAMYVEPEKRVKIW, from the coding sequence ATGATAAAACAGCTTAACAAATCTGTGTTTTGTGCATTTTCAGCAATGCTTTGTTGTGTTACAATCGAGGCACAAAATGCTAAACCAAAAGAACCGGGAATTAATCTTTCTAATATGGATACGAAAGTAAGTCCGGGTCAGGATTTCTTTCGATACGTAAACGGAGCCTGGTTAGAAAAGACTGAAATTCCAAGTGATAGAAATTCATGGGGAAGTTTTAATGAACTACGTCAAAAGACAGATAATGATGCTCTTGCTATCTTAAAAGAAGCATCAAAAGATCCTAAGTACAAATCGAATACAGATCAGGGTAAAGCAATTGCTTTGTTCAATACAATTATGGATACTGTAGGACGTAATAAAAATGGAGTAAAACCACTTCAGCCTTATTTAAAGAAAATCGATGCGATTAAAAACGTAACAGATTTACAAAATTTCTTTATCGAAATGCAGCCTCAGGGCGGAATTGGTTTCTTTGGAGTTTATGTTGGTGCTGATGCAAAAAACAGTAACAAAAACTCGGTGAACTTAAGTCCGGGCGGTTTAGGATTATCTGATAAAGATTACTACAACGCAGATGATAAGGATTCGAAAGAAAAACGTGAGAAATACGAAGTACACGTTGCAAGAATGTTGCAGTATTTGGGAGAATCTCCGGCAAAAGCTAAAGAAAGCGCAAAACAAATCCTTGCATTAGAAATTGAATTATCTGCTCCAAGATTAGATCGTGTTGAGCGCAGAGACCGCAGAAAACAATACAATCCAACTGCTGTTGCTGACTTAAAAAAGAATACACCTTCTATTCAATGGGATAAATATTTTACCGGAATTGGTATGGCAAAACTGGATACAGTAAATGTAGCACAGCCGCGTTATATGATTGCGTTAGAAAAAACCTTAACAGAAAAGAAAGTAGAAGCCTGGAAAGAATACCTTAAATGGACTTTATTAAACAGAACAGCTTCAACTTTATCTACTGATATTGAAAATGCAAATTTCGATTTCTACGGAAAAACATTAACAGGAGCTTTGAAACAACGTCCGCGTGAAGAAGTAGCATTGCAGGTTATCAACGGTGCAACCGGAGAAGCTTTAGGAAAATTGTATGTAGAGAAATTATTTCCTGCTGAAGCAAAAGACAAAGCAAAAAATATGATTGCTAATGTAATGTTGGCTTACGAAAACAGAATCAATGCATTACCATGGATGTCTGCAGAAACTAAGACAAAAGCAATCGAAAAATTGAAGAAACTGACCATTAAAATTGGATATCCTGATAAATGGAAAGACTACTCTAAACTAGAACTTAAAAATGTTAATGAAGGCGGAACTTATTTTGATAATTCAAGAAATATATCAAAATGGGCTTATGCAGAAAACTTAGCGAAATTAGGTAAACCGGTGGATAAAACAGAATGGGGAATGTCTCCGCAAACTGTAAATGCTTATTTCAACCCGTCTTACAACGAGATTGTTTTCCCAGCGGCGATTTTACAACCACCTTTCTATAATTACCAAGCTGACGAAGCGGTTAATTATGGTGGAATTGGTGCTGTAATCGGACATGAGATTTCTCACGGATTTGATGATTCTGGTGCACGTTACAACGCAGACGGAAACCTTGTTGACTGGTGGACTGCTGATGATTTAAAACAATTTACTGCATTAGGTACAAAGCTTGCTGATCAATACAGCGCTTTAGAGCCTTTACCTGGAATTCACGTAGATGGTAAATTTACTTTAGGTGAAAATATTGGAGATTTAGGCGGAATTAACGCTGCTTACGACGGATTACAATTGTATTTGAAAGCAAATGGTAATCCTGGATTAATCGACGGATTTACGCCGGAACAACGTTTCTTTATTTCATGGGCGACAGTTTGGAGAACAAAATCAAGAGATGAAGCTATCAAAAGTCAGGTTAAAACTGATCCACATTCACCAGGAATGTATAGAGCAGTTGTGCCTATCCAGAACGTAGATGCTTTTTACCAAGCTTTCGGAATCAAAAAAGGAGATGCAATGTATGTTGAACCTGAGAAGAGAGTTAAAATCTGGTAA
- a CDS encoding FeoA family protein — MQNTIHTLKKGEKAIIKDFDIDLIPLKLLEMGCLPGNLVELLQIAPFGDPLYLDINGSHVAIRVETAREIEVELIKTNL; from the coding sequence TTGCAAAATACTATCCACACTCTAAAAAAAGGCGAGAAAGCCATTATCAAAGATTTTGATATCGATCTTATTCCTCTAAAATTATTAGAAATGGGCTGTTTGCCGGGCAACTTAGTCGAATTGCTTCAAATTGCTCCTTTTGGAGATCCATTATATTTAGATATTAATGGTTCACACGTAGCCATTCGTGTTGAAACTGCTCGTGAAATTGAAGTTGAACTTATCAAAACCAATTTGTAA